A part of Prolixibacteraceae bacterium genomic DNA contains:
- a CDS encoding DUF5017 domain-containing protein — MTKNIISYIAIFLFTLNVAVAKKNVVVFEDNIAAQKLVQGASTLGNFTAYSLKGDGVQENNKKWVKAWGVWKCKDATDQRAKCLNFVCNRVQNDDWLVTNAIDLNGVQKPSLVLDYYSRYGSDKANDFKVMISTDFNGDVESATWKSLPFTVFHQMQKAESQKISLKKYAGKKVFIAFHVSATDNKNELKNMTRNYFITKVQVEGKK; from the coding sequence ATGACTAAAAATATCATTTCATATATTGCAATATTCCTATTTACATTGAATGTTGCAGTGGCAAAGAAAAACGTAGTGGTGTTTGAAGATAACATTGCTGCACAAAAACTTGTTCAAGGAGCTTCGACGTTGGGTAATTTTACCGCTTATAGTCTTAAGGGCGATGGGGTTCAGGAGAATAACAAGAAGTGGGTAAAAGCTTGGGGTGTTTGGAAGTGTAAAGATGCTACAGACCAGAGAGCAAAATGTTTGAATTTCGTTTGTAACCGAGTTCAAAATGATGATTGGTTGGTAACAAACGCTATTGACCTTAATGGAGTTCAAAAACCGTCATTGGTTTTGGATTACTACTCACGTTATGGTAGTGATAAAGCAAATGATTTTAAAGTGATGATTTCTACTGATTTTAATGGAGATGTAGAGTCTGCAACCTGGAAATCACTTCCTTTTACTGTTTTTCATCAAATGCAAAAAGCAGAGAGCCAGAAGATTTCGTTGAAGAAATATGCTGGAAAGAAAGTTTTTATTGCTTTCCATGTATCTGCGACAGATAACAAGAATGAGTTGAAAAACATGACGCGTAATTATTTCATTACGAAAGTACAAGTAGAAGGTAAGAAGTAA
- a CDS encoding DUF4958 family protein → MFSFKFKAIIRKYFAMLILLVGILSSCTPDEYTYDDRYGSKPVDLSYVAIPDFPEGDAFVSSKAFVTLPSNVLPEFFLDGWIKDGVDMGELTHFKIDTLDGEITLSEKNDLKPGKYAVAVKVRTYDNIAIQAEDGTYGLEKQLVDSVVFKEGLTFVVLSKLIESLTYSPNLVGAKPGKLFTSPTPVIVGTAPATFELYGTHASDFVIDANTGVISLADGHTLAEADYKLSVKVTNDAGSVEFPEVITVKVAPATEMVVRELMIPKYNSKNYAVDEFNLPNMTSISVDATIPSQESNKRWKSAWCLWHQKDADGKTFHFAEFRPFKSLQEDYMLFTDKVSFVDAEKAKAILEIGHKYGILDGFTFDVVVSTDFAGDASTATWTSINVPLVDPQSTYAEYNVDLSAFDGQEVTVGVKVKYVLPPGKKLTDLTKNVWIKSFVVKATM, encoded by the coding sequence ATGTTTTCGTTTAAATTCAAGGCGATCATACGTAAATACTTCGCAATGTTAATATTGTTAGTAGGTATTTTGTCTTCGTGTACTCCAGATGAATACACATATGATGATAGGTATGGTTCAAAACCAGTGGATCTATCGTATGTTGCTATTCCTGATTTTCCAGAGGGAGATGCTTTTGTTTCGTCAAAGGCTTTTGTAACTCTTCCTTCTAATGTTCTACCAGAATTCTTTCTAGATGGCTGGATTAAGGATGGTGTTGATATGGGTGAATTAACTCATTTCAAAATTGACACACTTGATGGTGAGATCACTTTAAGTGAAAAGAATGATTTGAAACCAGGTAAATATGCTGTTGCTGTTAAAGTACGAACATATGATAATATTGCGATCCAAGCAGAGGATGGTACATATGGTCTTGAAAAACAACTAGTCGATAGTGTAGTGTTTAAGGAAGGACTTACTTTTGTTGTTCTTTCTAAACTTATTGAGTCACTAACTTATTCTCCAAATTTAGTTGGTGCCAAGCCTGGAAAACTTTTTACTTCCCCTACACCTGTTATCGTAGGTACTGCTCCAGCAACATTTGAATTGTATGGTACTCATGCATCGGATTTTGTGATTGATGCAAATACAGGGGTTATTTCATTGGCTGATGGTCACACTTTGGCTGAAGCAGATTATAAGCTAAGTGTTAAAGTTACAAATGATGCTGGTTCTGTAGAATTTCCTGAAGTTATTACTGTTAAGGTGGCGCCTGCAACTGAAATGGTGGTTAGAGAGTTGATGATACCGAAGTATAATAGTAAGAACTATGCGGTGGATGAATTCAATTTACCAAATATGACCTCTATTAGTGTTGATGCAACTATCCCTTCGCAAGAGTCAAACAAACGTTGGAAATCTGCATGGTGTCTATGGCATCAGAAAGACGCTGATGGCAAGACCTTCCATTTTGCTGAATTTAGACCATTTAAATCGTTACAAGAAGATTACATGTTATTTACAGACAAAGTTAGTTTTGTAGATGCAGAGAAAGCAAAAGCGATTTTAGAAATTGGACATAAGTATGGTATCCTTGATGGTTTTACATTTGATGTTGTTGTGAGTACTGATTTTGCAGGAGATGCATCTACAGCTACTTGGACTTCTATCAATGTTCCATTGGTTGATCCACAATCTACATATGCTGAGTATAATGTTGATCTATCCGCTTTTGATGGACAAGAAGTTACTGTTGGAGTTAAAGTGAAATATGTATTACCTCCAGGAAAGAAACTTACCGATTTGACTAAGAATGTTTGGATTAAGAGTTTTGTAGTTAAAGCAACGATGTAA
- a CDS encoding TonB-dependent receptor has translation MKINRLSYIGLLCFMMLSFVGFAQKGVVKGVVKDDQGEPLPGVTVVVEGTTTGTITNFDGIYTIKAKGKASLVFSFIGYKPVTVPLQGKSKIDVTLENDVQQIEEVIAVGYGTKSVKDVTSSIATVKAEELVKAPVANFDQALAGRMSGVQVTASDGTPGKGMQIVIRGGNSVTGDNTPLYVVDGIAMESFDPGSLSTNDIESMSILKDAAASAIYGSRAANGVVLITTKGGKVGPTRINVNLSAGLQWIPRRLDVMDPYHFVLLQEEVAYALGGTYVDNFKEHWVDPELYKDVEGTNWQDEIFRTAYIKNANVNLSGGNKNTRHYASVSFVDQDGTMINTGYQKINSQLRLNHKFNNKSKIGLNFNYTHSNQTGETVSGNNRVSIIRDALSFRPVKPVIDDGLEEGIDLDDRNNLRFNPVKNLNNTDRSYQIDAFRANVDYQLTLARGLTFKTVGGYVVDTRKLSKSFGYDTYQGRRGVNGINSYIESRHKYVLSNTNTLNYNKNVGNSKFNVLLGEEAQYVVSDYLKASGANMPIDDLGANNLGMGTTFPAPISSKTGSTMLSYFTRIDYSFKDKWLISGTVRADGSSRFTGNNKWGYFPSASVGYRLIQEPFMQDQNVVSNLKVRANWGQNGNNKIGDFAAYNLMNATAESGYVFDGTYDKGLVFTNLGSEDIRWETTTQTTVGLDLGFFDEKVKLTVDWYKKNTTDLLLNADMAPSTGFKKTYKNVGEIENQGMEFSINTINVQTRNFRWTTDLNISFNRNKCVALNDGQTELLTNPDWSFKVAEYQYITRVGEAVGQFYGLKSDGVYTVDDFNMVNGKYALKDGIADNGAAVAPGSTKFVDVNEDGTIDNEDRVVIGNAQAKHFGGVTNNFSYKNFDFSIFFQWSAGNEILNANRVDLEVPGTKTNYNYLSSVAGRYSASNPNPNADVNIIRDGNVYGAPPTGNYISDRFVEDGSFLRLKTISVGYRFSKKMLKKMKLSKARIYASGQNLYTWTNYSGYDPEVSVGKYGALTPGLDYSAYPTSATFTVGLELGF, from the coding sequence ATGAAAATAAATAGATTATCATATATCGGACTTCTTTGTTTTATGATGCTCTCTTTCGTTGGTTTTGCCCAAAAGGGAGTTGTAAAAGGAGTTGTAAAAGATGACCAGGGGGAACCTCTTCCTGGTGTAACTGTAGTTGTTGAAGGAACGACAACTGGTACTATTACCAATTTTGATGGTATCTATACCATTAAAGCTAAAGGAAAGGCTTCTTTAGTATTTTCATTCATTGGATATAAACCAGTGACAGTACCTTTACAAGGCAAATCAAAGATTGATGTTACCTTAGAGAATGATGTGCAGCAAATTGAAGAAGTGATTGCTGTAGGTTATGGAACAAAGAGTGTAAAGGATGTAACAAGTAGTATTGCTACTGTGAAGGCAGAAGAGCTTGTTAAGGCTCCTGTTGCAAACTTTGACCAGGCTCTTGCAGGTCGTATGTCAGGAGTTCAGGTAACTGCTTCAGATGGTACTCCAGGTAAAGGTATGCAGATTGTGATTCGTGGAGGTAACTCTGTAACAGGTGATAATACACCTTTGTATGTTGTGGATGGTATCGCGATGGAATCATTTGATCCAGGATCTCTTTCTACAAATGATATTGAGAGTATGAGTATCCTTAAGGATGCTGCTGCATCTGCGATCTATGGTTCACGTGCTGCGAATGGTGTTGTTTTAATCACTACAAAAGGTGGAAAAGTAGGTCCAACTCGTATCAATGTAAACCTAAGTGCAGGGCTTCAGTGGATTCCACGTCGTTTGGATGTGATGGATCCATATCATTTTGTATTGTTGCAAGAAGAGGTTGCTTATGCATTAGGTGGAACTTATGTTGATAACTTTAAAGAGCATTGGGTTGACCCTGAGTTGTATAAAGATGTTGAAGGTACAAACTGGCAAGATGAGATTTTCAGAACGGCCTATATCAAGAATGCAAATGTGAACCTTTCGGGTGGTAATAAAAATACACGTCACTATGCATCAGTTAGTTTTGTCGATCAAGATGGAACGATGATCAATACTGGTTACCAGAAGATTAACTCACAGTTGAGATTGAACCATAAGTTCAACAATAAGTCTAAGATTGGTCTTAACTTTAACTATACGCATTCCAATCAAACTGGAGAGACGGTTTCGGGAAATAATCGTGTGAGTATTATTCGTGATGCTTTAAGTTTCCGTCCTGTGAAACCAGTAATTGATGATGGTTTAGAAGAGGGAATTGACTTGGATGATAGAAACAATTTGAGATTTAATCCAGTAAAGAACTTAAATAATACAGATCGTAGTTATCAAATTGATGCTTTCCGTGCAAACGTAGACTATCAGTTGACTTTGGCTAGAGGATTGACTTTTAAGACAGTTGGTGGTTATGTTGTTGATACGCGTAAGTTAAGTAAATCATTTGGTTATGATACATATCAAGGACGTAGAGGTGTAAATGGAATTAACAGTTACATCGAGTCAAGACATAAATATGTTTTGAGTAATACCAACACATTGAACTACAATAAAAATGTAGGAAACTCTAAATTCAATGTTCTTCTTGGTGAGGAAGCACAGTATGTCGTTTCTGATTACTTGAAAGCATCAGGTGCAAATATGCCTATTGATGACTTAGGTGCAAATAATTTAGGTATGGGTACAACATTCCCTGCTCCTATTTCTAGTAAGACAGGTAGTACCATGTTATCTTATTTTACACGTATTGATTATAGCTTTAAGGATAAGTGGTTGATCTCAGGTACTGTTCGTGCTGATGGCTCTTCTCGTTTTACTGGTAATAATAAATGGGGATATTTCCCATCTGCATCTGTCGGTTACCGTTTAATTCAGGAGCCTTTTATGCAAGATCAGAATGTAGTTTCGAACTTAAAGGTTCGTGCTAACTGGGGACAAAACGGTAATAATAAGATTGGAGACTTTGCTGCATACAATCTGATGAACGCTACTGCTGAGTCTGGTTATGTATTCGATGGTACTTATGATAAAGGTCTTGTATTTACGAATCTTGGTAGTGAAGATATTCGTTGGGAAACAACTACACAAACAACAGTTGGTTTAGATTTAGGTTTCTTTGATGAGAAAGTTAAGCTTACAGTAGATTGGTATAAGAAAAATACAACGGATCTTCTGTTAAATGCAGACATGGCTCCGAGTACTGGTTTTAAGAAGACTTATAAGAATGTTGGTGAGATTGAGAATCAAGGTATGGAGTTCTCTATTAATACAATCAATGTTCAAACTAGAAACTTCAGATGGACAACAGATTTAAATATCTCTTTTAACAGAAATAAGTGTGTGGCACTTAATGATGGACAAACAGAGTTGTTGACAAATCCTGATTGGAGTTTTAAGGTTGCCGAATACCAGTATATAACTCGTGTTGGGGAAGCTGTAGGTCAATTCTATGGATTGAAATCTGATGGTGTTTACACTGTAGATGATTTCAATATGGTGAATGGTAAATATGCATTGAAGGATGGTATTGCTGATAACGGTGCTGCTGTTGCTCCTGGGTCAACTAAGTTTGTTGATGTTAATGAAGATGGCACAATTGATAACGAAGACCGTGTTGTAATTGGTAATGCTCAAGCAAAACATTTTGGCGGTGTTACGAATAACTTCTCATATAAGAACTTTGATTTTTCAATTTTCTTCCAATGGTCTGCTGGTAATGAAATTCTAAATGCAAACCGTGTTGACCTTGAAGTACCAGGAACAAAGACAAACTATAACTATTTGTCATCGGTAGCAGGACGTTATTCTGCATCTAATCCTAATCCTAATGCAGACGTAAATATCATTAGAGATGGTAACGTATATGGAGCTCCTCCTACAGGTAACTATATTTCGGATCGTTTTGTAGAAGATGGGTCTTTCTTGAGATTAAAAACTATCTCAGTAGGGTATCGTTTTAGCAAAAAGATGTTGAAGAAGATGAAGCTTTCAAAAGCTCGTATCTATGCTTCGGGTCAGAACCTTTATACATGGACTAACTATTCTGGTTATGATCCAGAAGTTTCTGTCGGAAAATATGGTGCATTGACTCCAGGATTAGATTATTCAGCTTATCCAACAAGTGCTACATTTACTGTTGGTTTAGAACTAGGATTTTAA
- a CDS encoding response regulator: MRIQLLFILSIVYLIFQTAYAQNHIFEHLNVSDGLTQSSVISMEQDSVGYIWLGTRNGLNRYDGTEIKQYHHLRGDSTSVLGENVKQIIASKESSDLYVLVKQGVSVFRYKEERFYNYVVPHCETIYLDSNTLFIGDHLGLGVLDLNTGNVNRVSIPGYPDFVLNKIYMDQQGRLWLATRQYGLLCYDPNSKVVKVMLNKEVTSIMAYQGSYMVGTASDGVYLLSEHGVLKHFHEKSKKYPLSNNTIRSVCRDPLGNVWIGTFYGLNVWNPSNNKIDVYYQSDLDPNGLSHNSIYSILVDKQGSVWIGSYFGGVNIYNPRLTVFKYFKPNQQKNTSINYRVVGDILQGSGPNLWIATEGGGLNLYNTRTRKFEYFIHNSSSNSISHNNIKALFFDHNRELWVGTHNGGVNRMNMKTKTFKVYNSSNSGLKHNSVSAIAEWQGRILVGNAIGLFISDENRDEFTSFLDRGTPGSPAVLGTILHVMVDSKDRLWAATESNGLFMYDESKAKVYHFTVDESNPYGLPSNHIPFVYEDNNSRVWIATSGGGLCRYLEDGSGFDIFNKEKDGISSDFIFTVAQSRYGFLWVATSNGISRLDVKGRRFTNFDHGKGFPLGEINEKSLCVTRNGEVYVGGIQGLVSFKEKDLIRTKSKRKVLITEAMIRTVDESDGVLGIHETLLFKDKIKIAHQNSGVTFSFTSFEYIKSFRPEFEYMLEGYDDHWVQATYLDKVTYNRLSSGHYIFKVRVANDSDLKYMDSVVVVVGVPFYATWWAYLLYFLFLVLALYGVHLVLVRKSILEVSLEQQKLDAEKLMNDNANKLQFFTNISHEFRTPLTIISGLIEKVLSNDRLIDGDKRSLNSAFRNCQRMTYLVDEILDFRKQELGVLTVHRRSVDFVSFVKHVFDAYEQYAIINDIRYEFVANDADIACCIDPKQFKKIVHNLLSNAFKYRSNNAIIRVIVFSEADNVVLKIIDNGLGIEKDHIDKIFDRYFHVEGEDTGGTGIGLSLVKGLIEAHGGQISVESNPGEGSCFQVVFPKKLDACNGDGEFLKEWKDDIVQQPILLSEQETEEDVEEPIEDSEKPSVLVVDDNKELRDLLQETLSSYFNVFVKGNGKEAYEWVMENRPDIIISDVMMPVMNGFEFTRLIKQDESLCHIPIVLLTAKDSREHYEEGISAGADDYIVKPFEVGMLSKKINNILLTRSALQRQYSSDPEFDTKILAKNDVDKDLLKRAREVVEANINNHEFSVNDFAREMCLGRTSLYDKIKGVTGQTPNDFIMSTRLKTAAHLLRTNRGMNVSEVAYTVGFSTPRYFSKCFSKHFGVPPKKYAKQFVVNSDSE; encoded by the coding sequence ATGCGCATCCAACTACTATTCATATTAAGTATTGTATATCTGATCTTTCAGACTGCTTATGCTCAGAATCATATTTTCGAGCATTTGAATGTGTCTGATGGATTAACACAGTCTTCTGTTATCTCAATGGAACAGGATAGTGTGGGGTATATATGGTTAGGTACTAGAAATGGACTTAATAGATACGATGGGACTGAGATTAAGCAGTATCATCACTTAAGAGGCGATTCTACTTCTGTCTTGGGAGAGAATGTGAAGCAGATCATTGCATCGAAGGAGAGTAGTGATCTTTATGTGTTAGTGAAGCAAGGTGTTTCTGTATTTCGTTACAAAGAGGAACGATTCTATAATTATGTAGTGCCTCATTGTGAGACTATTTACCTTGATAGTAATACATTGTTTATTGGTGATCATCTTGGGTTGGGAGTGTTGGATTTGAATACAGGTAATGTGAATAGGGTTTCTATTCCTGGCTATCCAGATTTTGTCTTGAATAAGATATATATGGACCAACAAGGGCGGTTGTGGTTGGCGACTCGTCAGTATGGTTTGTTATGTTATGATCCCAATAGTAAGGTGGTCAAAGTCATGTTGAATAAAGAGGTTACTTCGATTATGGCTTATCAAGGAAGTTACATGGTCGGTACAGCTTCTGATGGGGTCTACTTGCTTTCTGAGCATGGTGTGCTAAAGCATTTTCATGAAAAGTCTAAGAAGTATCCGTTGTCAAACAATACAATACGTTCTGTCTGTAGAGATCCGCTAGGAAACGTATGGATTGGTACTTTTTATGGATTGAATGTTTGGAATCCGTCCAATAATAAGATTGATGTATATTACCAGTCTGATTTAGATCCAAATGGATTAAGTCATAATTCGATTTATTCAATTTTAGTTGATAAGCAAGGAAGTGTATGGATTGGTTCATATTTTGGTGGCGTAAATATCTATAATCCACGGTTGACTGTTTTTAAGTATTTTAAGCCAAATCAACAAAAGAATACTTCAATAAATTATAGGGTAGTTGGCGATATACTGCAAGGAAGTGGCCCGAATCTATGGATCGCCACAGAAGGTGGTGGCTTAAACTTATACAATACACGAACTCGGAAGTTTGAATACTTTATTCATAATAGTAGTTCAAATTCGATTTCACACAATAATATTAAAGCGCTGTTTTTTGATCATAACCGAGAACTTTGGGTTGGAACCCATAATGGAGGGGTGAACAGAATGAATATGAAGACGAAAACTTTTAAAGTATATAATTCGTCGAACAGTGGTTTAAAACATAATTCCGTGTCTGCTATTGCTGAGTGGCAGGGAAGAATTCTTGTTGGTAATGCAATAGGTTTGTTTATCTCGGATGAGAATAGAGATGAGTTTACATCTTTTCTTGATCGTGGCACTCCCGGCTCTCCTGCCGTTTTGGGGACGATACTTCATGTGATGGTTGATTCAAAAGATCGACTTTGGGCAGCTACTGAGAGCAATGGACTCTTTATGTATGATGAGTCTAAGGCTAAGGTTTATCATTTTACGGTGGATGAATCAAATCCTTATGGTCTACCAAGTAACCATATCCCGTTTGTATATGAGGACAATAATAGTAGGGTTTGGATTGCAACGTCAGGAGGAGGATTATGTCGTTATCTAGAGGATGGTTCTGGTTTTGATATTTTCAATAAGGAGAAAGATGGAATTTCAAGTGACTTTATCTTTACCGTGGCACAATCACGTTATGGCTTTCTGTGGGTTGCGACAAGTAATGGAATTAGTCGATTGGATGTGAAAGGACGTCGTTTTACTAATTTTGATCATGGAAAAGGTTTTCCTCTAGGAGAGATTAACGAAAAGAGTTTGTGTGTTACTCGCAATGGTGAAGTTTATGTTGGGGGAATACAGGGTTTGGTGTCATTTAAGGAGAAAGACCTTATTCGTACTAAGAGTAAAAGAAAAGTGCTTATTACAGAGGCTATGATTCGTACAGTGGATGAATCAGACGGTGTTTTAGGTATTCATGAAACTTTACTTTTTAAAGATAAAATTAAGATTGCTCATCAAAATTCAGGAGTTACTTTTTCATTTACCTCTTTTGAATATATAAAATCGTTTAGGCCAGAGTTTGAGTATATGCTCGAAGGTTATGATGATCATTGGGTTCAAGCAACATATCTCGATAAAGTGACTTATAATCGCTTGTCATCTGGTCACTACATCTTTAAAGTGCGTGTAGCCAATGATTCTGATTTGAAGTATATGGATTCGGTTGTCGTGGTTGTCGGTGTTCCATTTTATGCTACATGGTGGGCATATTTATTATACTTCTTATTTTTGGTTTTGGCTCTTTATGGTGTTCACTTGGTTTTGGTTAGAAAGTCTATCTTGGAGGTCTCTTTAGAGCAGCAGAAGTTAGATGCAGAGAAATTGATGAATGATAATGCTAATAAACTACAGTTTTTTACCAATATCTCTCATGAGTTTAGAACGCCATTGACCATTATTTCTGGCTTAATAGAGAAGGTACTATCCAATGATAGATTGATCGATGGGGATAAGCGCTCCTTGAACTCTGCATTTAGAAACTGTCAGAGAATGACATATCTGGTAGATGAAATTCTTGATTTCAGAAAACAAGAGCTTGGGGTGTTGACTGTACATAGAAGGTCTGTTGATTTTGTCTCTTTTGTTAAGCATGTATTTGATGCCTATGAGCAGTATGCTATCATTAACGATATACGTTATGAGTTTGTCGCTAATGATGCTGATATTGCATGTTGTATCGACCCTAAGCAGTTTAAGAAGATTGTTCATAACTTATTGTCTAATGCGTTTAAGTATAGATCTAATAACGCAATAATTCGAGTTATTGTCTTTTCTGAAGCAGATAATGTTGTGTTGAAAATTATTGATAATGGTCTTGGTATTGAAAAAGATCATATAGATAAGATATTTGATAGATATTTCCACGTAGAAGGTGAGGATACAGGAGGAACAGGAATCGGACTTTCTTTGGTTAAAGGTTTAATCGAGGCGCATGGTGGTCAGATCTCTGTGGAGAGTAATCCTGGTGAAGGATCATGTTTTCAAGTTGTTTTTCCAAAGAAGTTGGATGCTTGTAATGGTGACGGTGAGTTTCTTAAAGAGTGGAAAGATGATATTGTTCAGCAGCCTATTTTGCTTTCGGAGCAAGAAACAGAAGAGGATGTTGAAGAACCTATAGAGGATTCTGAAAAACCTTCGGTATTAGTTGTCGACGATAATAAAGAGTTAAGAGACCTGCTTCAAGAGACATTGTCATCTTATTTTAATGTCTTCGTTAAGGGTAATGGAAAAGAAGCTTATGAGTGGGTGATGGAAAACAGACCTGATATTATTATTAGTGATGTGATGATGCCCGTTATGAATGGTTTTGAATTTACACGATTGATTAAGCAAGATGAATCTTTGTGTCATATTCCAATTGTATTGTTGACAGCCAAAGACTCAAGAGAGCATTATGAAGAGGGGATATCTGCCGGAGCTGACGATTATATCGTGAAACCTTTTGAGGTTGGGATGCTCTCTAAAAAAATCAATAATATATTATTGACGCGAAGTGCATTGCAAAGACAATATTCGTCTGATCCAGAATTTGATACCAAGATATTGGCAAAGAATGATGTAGATAAGGATCTACTTAAGCGTGCTAGAGAAGTAGTGGAGGCTAATATTAATAATCATGAATTTAGTGTAAACGATTTTGCGCGTGAGATGTGTCTAGGTCGAACGAGTTTATATGATAAGATTAAAGGTGTGACAGGACAAACTCCCAATGATTTTATTATGTCGACAAGGTTGAAGACTGCAGCACACTTGTTGCGTACCAATAGAGGAATGAATGTTTCTGAGGTTGCATATACTGTAGGTTTTTCCACTCCTCGCTATTTTAGTAAATGTTTCAGTAAGCATTTCGGTGTTCCTCCAAAGAAATATGCAAAGCAATTTGTCGTAAATAGTGACTCTGAGTAA
- a CDS encoding RagB/SusD family nutrient uptake outer membrane protein: MRRLSKYIVVGFVLMTATIFQSCSDFLNKDPYSTIKLDNFYQNDNQANLALAGIYSVLGSDYTYGYYLSCRFTSGTDAMVFSRNYNSWNVPLFTVNNSTKEVEDTYRTLYEGINLANVFIEKISTSTTISESSKARFLSEARFLRGFFYFDLVRWFGEVPMRTKPVLSGSTQETTMAKAKVLDIYKDVIIPDLEYTVANGLTKNDTNYEVGRITKSAALGTLQRVYLTIAGVKNDAKRGEYADFTKDACYQKAIDYGMQVVNNKKYSLLSDYKQVFLNEIKGDLSDEEVIFEVQFENLRAGGVNEHGRIGNMNGVQVSLSGLTDPYAYAYNYAGLSLTYDYAKSTGDANEDKRFIWNVAPFRVGLNNVLDTIFVTNPDTNEPVLDVNGEKQIEKVIYTTERTEGFSFIGNNYTRNPGKFRRVSFDEMEDGVLRMERKKVEEPSGKSKTLYVCYKMMPNDTYNTGDDGTGYMYMLDAMGNKVRLSTHNYMSIEGSVWKQIPNGSLPMKKLESGAIDKNFTGINFPVLRYADVLLMIAEAHIQKNQLAEAIPFVNQIRQRAGVPNLDPAVTGDQTSFFNEIVDERNRELCFEGVRRHDLIRWGLYKTKLDELNELMVNEPINKNQQWLLRSGENYQEELEILPTPQKETNINIGIKPAS; the protein is encoded by the coding sequence ATGCGAAGATTATCAAAATATATAGTTGTAGGTTTTGTCTTAATGACAGCCACAATATTTCAGTCTTGTTCAGACTTTCTTAATAAAGATCCTTATTCTACTATTAAGCTGGACAACTTCTATCAAAACGATAACCAAGCTAATCTAGCATTAGCTGGTATTTATAGTGTTCTAGGTAGTGATTATACTTATGGTTATTACTTGTCATGTCGTTTTACAAGTGGAACGGATGCAATGGTTTTTTCAAGAAATTATAACTCTTGGAATGTTCCGTTGTTTACAGTGAATAATTCAACAAAAGAGGTTGAAGATACTTATCGTACTTTGTATGAGGGAATCAACCTTGCAAATGTTTTTATTGAGAAGATATCTACTTCAACTACTATTTCAGAATCATCAAAAGCACGTTTTCTTTCAGAGGCTCGCTTTTTAAGAGGTTTCTTTTATTTTGATTTGGTTCGTTGGTTTGGTGAAGTTCCTATGAGAACAAAGCCTGTACTTAGTGGTTCTACGCAAGAGACTACCATGGCAAAAGCTAAGGTGTTGGATATCTATAAAGATGTTATTATTCCTGATCTTGAGTATACCGTTGCAAATGGATTAACTAAGAATGATACAAACTATGAAGTTGGTCGTATTACTAAGTCGGCTGCTTTAGGAACATTACAACGTGTCTACCTTACAATTGCAGGCGTGAAAAATGATGCTAAGAGAGGTGAATATGCTGATTTTACAAAAGATGCATGTTACCAAAAGGCTATCGATTATGGTATGCAAGTTGTTAACAACAAAAAGTATTCACTTTTAAGTGATTATAAGCAGGTTTTCTTGAATGAAATCAAGGGCGATCTTAGTGATGAAGAGGTGATCTTTGAAGTGCAGTTTGAAAATTTACGTGCTGGTGGTGTTAATGAGCATGGTAGAATTGGTAACATGAACGGGGTACAAGTATCTCTTTCAGGTCTTACTGATCCTTATGCATATGCTTATAACTATGCAGGTTTATCATTGACTTATGATTATGCAAAATCAACTGGTGATGCTAATGAAGATAAGCGTTTTATTTGGAATGTTGCTCCTTTTAGAGTTGGGTTAAATAATGTTCTAGATACTATCTTTGTGACCAATCCGGATACCAATGAGCCTGTACTTGATGTAAATGGAGAGAAGCAAATCGAAAAAGTTATCTATACAACTGAGCGTACTGAAGGGTTTTCATTCATTGGAAATAATTATACTCGTAACCCAGGTAAATTTCGTCGAGTGAGCTTTGATGAAATGGAAGATGGAGTATTGCGTATGGAACGTAAGAAAGTTGAAGAGCCTTCAGGAAAAAGCAAAACACTATATGTTTGTTATAAGATGATGCCTAATGATACATATAATACTGGTGATGATGGTACTGGATACATGTATATGTTAGATGCTATGGGTAACAAAGTAAGATTATCTACACATAACTATATGAGTATTGAAGGTTCTGTTTGGAAACAAATTCCTAATGGTTCACTGCCGATGAAGAAACTTGAGTCTGGAGCAATTGATAAAAACTTCACTGGAATTAATTTCCCTGTTCTTCGTTATGCTGATGTATTATTAATGATAGCTGAGGCTCACATTCAAAAGAATCAACTTGCTGAAGCAATTCCTTTTGTTAATCAAATACGTCAACGTGCTGGTGTTCCAAACTTAGACCCAGCTGTTACAGGAGATCAAACTAGTTTCTTTAATGAGATTGTTGATGAGCGTAATCGCGAGCTATGTTTTGAGGGTGTACGACGTCATGACTTAATTCGTTGGGGACTTTATAAGACTAAACTTGATGAGTTGAATGAACTTATGGTTAATGAGCCTATCAATAAGAACCAACAGTGGTTGTTAAGATCAGGTGAGAATTACCAAGAAGAACTAGAGATACTTCCAACTCCTCAAAAAGAGACAAATATTAATATTGGAATTAAACCGGCATCATAA